In Flavobacterium luteolum, the DNA window TATCCTTCGGCTTTGCTCGGGATGACCATCATGGCACTTTCTTGTTTTAAACAAAATTATCATTTTTTTTGAAACGAAATACTTTATCTTTGTCGCTATTAAAAATAAATTTATGAGTTTACGTCAGTATTTAACAAGCCGAGTTTTTTTCTTGCAATTGCTTGCGGCCGCAGCTATAATTGCGGTTATTGGTTATTTATTTATGCATTGGTTAACTTTTACAACAGATCATGGACATGAAATTGCTGTTCCGAATTTGTCAAAACTAACTGAGGAACAAGTGGAAAACAAATTGGACGAACTTGATTTAGATTACGTTCTTTTGGATAGTGTTGATTACAGAAGTGAATACCCAAAATATAGTGTTGTGGAGCAAGATCCGTTGCCTGGGACAATGGTAAAAGTGGGTAGAAAAATTTATATCAAGATTAATGCTTCTGGTTTTTCTTCTGTGAAAATTCCTGATTTAATCGAGAAAACATATCGTGAGGCTGTACCAACGTTGAAAGCATTAGGTCTTGAGCCAGGAACGATTACGTATATTCCGAATCTTGGAAAAGACATGGTTTTGGAAATGCGTTTAAAAGGAAGAAACTTAAAAGTAGGAGATAGAGTGCTTAAAGCTTCTAAAATTGATTTGGTTTTAGGAGACGGAAAAGCAAGTTATGTTGATGAAAGTCAGGCAACAGATAGTACTGCGGTGCCTGCAGAAACCCCAAATGATGAACAATAATATTGAAGAAAATTTAGATCTGGAAGACGAATTATTTGAGCACTACAGATTTGAAGTACCAAAAGGTCAGGCGTTTTTACGTATTGACAAATATTTAATGTATTTGATTCCGAATGCCACGAGAAATAAAATTCAGAATGCGGCAACTAATGGAAACATTTTTGTGAATGAGATTCCAGTAAAATCAAATTACAAAGTAAAACCTTTTGATGTGATAACGGTTATGTTGTCGCATCCTCCGTTTGAAAATCATATTCTTCCTGAAGATATTCCGCTGAATATTGTTTATGAAGATGATGCTCTTTTATTGATTAATAAAGAGCCTAGAATGGTTGTACATCCTGGTCACGGAAATTATACTGGAACTTTGGTAAATGCTTTGGCGCATCATTTTGATAATCTGCCAATGAATAGCAGTGAGCGTCCAGGTTTGGTTCATAGAATTGACAAGGACACTTCTGGTCTTTTGGTTGTGGCTAAAACAGAAGCCGCTATGACGCATTTAGCAAAGCAGTTTGAAGCTAAAACTACCGAACGTGAGTATATTGCTCTGGTTTGGGGGAATGTTGTGGCTGAGAGCGGTACAATTGAAGGAAATCTGGCTAGACATTTAAAAGACAGAATGCAGATGGCCGTATTTGATGATCCAGAAATTGGAAAACCTGCTATTACGCATTATAAAGTTTTGGAGCGTTTTGGTTATGTGACTCTTATTTCTTGTAAATTGGAAACAGGAAGAACACATCAGATTCGTGCGCATATGAAGCATATCGGACATCCGTTATTTAATGATGAGCGTTACGGTGGTCATTTGATTTTGAAAGGAACGACTTTTACGAAATATAAACAGTTTATAGAAAATTGTTTTAAAGCTTTGCCACGTCAGGCGTTACATGCTAAAACACTTGGATTTGTTCATCCGAATACGGGAGAATTAATGCGTTTTGATACAGAATTGCCTCAGGATTTTCAAGATTGTATCGAGAAATGGCGTGTTTATGTGAAGTCGCATAATACGGAAGAAGAGAATTAATTAGATAATTTGTCAATTTGAAAATTAGATAATTCTTATACTAAATAAAAAAAGCTCCTTTTTGGGAGCTTTTTTTTGTTTTAGCATAATTTTATTATCGTTCCAATATTCTGTAGAGGCGCACTGCAGTACGTCTAACGTATTGTAGATATTCGTTGCTGAGACGCACTGCAGTGCGCCTCTACAGATATGCTTGTGTTAATTTAATTGTTGTAGAGATTTAATTGCTAAATCCGTTATTTCGACTTCTCCGTTGCTTATGAAACCTAATTTCCCTTTTTGATTTAAATTGCTTTTTTCAAGGGAACATTCTAATGAAGTCTGGTTGTCTACAGAAAAGTATAATTGGCTGTTTTGAACTCTAATTTTTATAACATACCATTTGTTGTTTTCCAACTTCATTGGTTTTTTGAATAGGGTTGGACCACCACGTTTGCCATACGAATCGTCATTTTTATCATAAACTCCATCGCCAATTACTAGGTTTTGATCAATTTGATATAAGTATGTTCTAATGTATTTTCCTTTATCCAAATTGAGCATAATTTCAAATAAAGATGCGTTGGTCATATTGACTTTAAAATCAATTTCATAATTCTCCGGAAGCTGTTTCTTTGAAACCAAAACTCCCCAAGGCGAAAGAGAACCGTTTCCTGTAAGGGTATCATTTTTTAAAACCCATTCTTTAGAATCGATTGTCCAATCTGATTTTAATTCTTTTGATGTATTAAAAGTATATTCTTTTTTTACTGTTGAAATGGTGCTAGAACAAGAAATCAACATGAATGGTAACAGTAGAAATACTGCAAATTTTATTTTCATTTAATTTGATTCTGAGTGATGTTTTATTTTTCCGATTGAACCTGTTTCAGATGGCAAAAGTTCAAAAACAGAAGTAGGGGCAAGGCCTTGTTCGATTCGGTGCGAAACATAGAGTATGGAAACATTGGTTTCTTGTTTTATTGTGTTGATAAGCTGAATTACCAAATCTGCGTTTTCGTCGTCTAAACCTTCTACAGGTTCGTCTAAAATCAATAATGGCGGATGTTTTAAAACGGCACGAACGATTAATGCAACGCATTGCTGGCCAATAGAAAGATCAATAAAACGTTTTTTGCGCAAATGTGTCA includes these proteins:
- a CDS encoding PASTA domain-containing protein, whose amino-acid sequence is MSLRQYLTSRVFFLQLLAAAAIIAVIGYLFMHWLTFTTDHGHEIAVPNLSKLTEEQVENKLDELDLDYVLLDSVDYRSEYPKYSVVEQDPLPGTMVKVGRKIYIKINASGFSSVKIPDLIEKTYREAVPTLKALGLEPGTITYIPNLGKDMVLEMRLKGRNLKVGDRVLKASKIDLVLGDGKASYVDESQATDSTAVPAETPNDEQ
- a CDS encoding RluA family pseudouridine synthase: MNNNIEENLDLEDELFEHYRFEVPKGQAFLRIDKYLMYLIPNATRNKIQNAATNGNIFVNEIPVKSNYKVKPFDVITVMLSHPPFENHILPEDIPLNIVYEDDALLLINKEPRMVVHPGHGNYTGTLVNALAHHFDNLPMNSSERPGLVHRIDKDTSGLLVVAKTEAAMTHLAKQFEAKTTEREYIALVWGNVVAESGTIEGNLARHLKDRMQMAVFDDPEIGKPAITHYKVLERFGYVTLISCKLETGRTHQIRAHMKHIGHPLFNDERYGGHLILKGTTFTKYKQFIENCFKALPRQALHAKTLGFVHPNTGELMRFDTELPQDFQDCIEKWRVYVKSHNTEEEN